The following is a genomic window from Bombus fervidus isolate BK054 chromosome 15, iyBomFerv1, whole genome shotgun sequence.
ACTAATTGCTACTAATTACGACTGTTGCTGTTAAACGTTTTAACTCGTAACTCTTTTTAACAAGATTTTCCGATTCGTTTTTTACCGATTTTTGTTTAACGGAACATTTTTTCCATCTTTTCACAGGGCCAGACATTGTCAGCCGCGAAAGACAAGTCGATTAAACGGTCGTACTTTGATccaaaaaggaaaacaaaattCATTATACACGGGTTCATAGACACTCCGCTTAGCAATTGGGTCAACGTAAGTGAATCGCTTCTTCGCGTCGCTCTTTCACTCTTCTCCAGATTTTTCTGTAtcaaggaaatatattttatattaatttcgtaCGAAGGAATTATTTTGTTCGTATAGTAGGAATATTCGAGTGTATCGATGTTTGGAGCAACGTGTATTTTATGATTGAAAATTGATTATGAAAtaggattttattaattttttcgcACATCAAGTAGTAGGGGCGATAAATGttcgaaattaatatatacttgATAGTTAAAAGTTAATACGATAGCtgaaagtttatttaatatttaattatataattatatttaactgAATTAGTTACATTCCTATTCCTAGTTTAGCTGATTTACTTACATTCGTACCCTAATCTGTTGTCGAATCGTCGCCACAGGAAATGAGAAACGAATTATTGAAGCATGACAACTACAATGTCATCATAGTTGACTGGGGTGGAGGAAGTTTGCCACTTTATACTCAAGCAACCGCCAACACGAGGCTGGTGGGCCTCGAAATAGCTCATCTCGTTAAACACCTGCAGGTAAAACGAACATCCTTTCtctggaaagaaaagaaagaaaacgaaaagggGAAAAAGTGACTTTACGGCACATTGCGACGTTTAATCTGATTCTGAAGCAAACTTTTAGATCGCTTAGGTTCGTTTATAGGTGGTACGGATATCTCAAAAGCACAGCATACGAAGGAACGTCAAATTCTTGACTCGAACGACGAAGAAAGCTAGAAGTACGTTACTTATATCTATCATTGAAAATATCGTATACGGACTTTCCCTCAAACTGCTTTTCACGTGCTGTTTGTGCTGCTTCAGTTTTATCCACTAAATTTCCACGTAAGCTTGATCGATGGACAAACTCGTCGATAACTATCATGGAGAATTTGATATTGCGTGACTCAATTTATCTTTGAACGAAATTGAACGAACAAATTTAACGGCGGTGCGCGTATATCGTTCTTTCAAATGGCCACTCGTAATATACGTAAAATACGCGTATACAAACAGTATAAACATACGGAAAGTATTTACACGTGatgctaattaattagtatcgtacatttattattcttattatttatttggttTATGCGATTATAAGATGCgaacatttataataaatacatattacaaTATGAAACTGAAACGTCGAAGCTCGTAAAAAAGACGCTGCATCGGAAGATAAGAAAACGAAATGGAAAGATGAAAGTATTGTTTGTTAAAACGCAGACAAATTATGGACTGGACCCAAATGATGTGCACCTGATCGGACACAGCTTGGGGGCACATACCGCGGGATATGCGGGAGAAAAGATGGGAGGAAAGGTTGGTCGTATTACGGGACTGGATCCTGCAGAGCCCTATTTCCAAGGGATGCCCAGTCACGTAAGGCTGGATTACACCGACGCCAAGTTGGTCGACGTCATTCACACCGATGGCAAGAGCTTCTTTTTCCTAGGTAACAGAAAAATACGTTAACGCGGATCCCGCTCTTTCAAACCACTTTATCTTACATCTTACAAGCTATTCGTATAAGCAGCGCTTTCTATATATCTTTAATACACAGTTTCTTGTTTCGCTGTTTCAATGTTGAAAGTTAACTACATATATACAACACGTTTGTTAAAAGGAAGCGGTTTTTACTTCCTAAATACTAGCGAAAGATAAAGTACATATATGGACAATTCGATAATATCATCGTATAAAAGTTGCTCACCAACGAAGAACAAGGAGGATTATTATGAATGAGATAAAATCTTACGGACCACGTTCGTTCGAATCACGAGCAACGCTCTAAtcgttctattttatttttatgtaatcgtTCTCTATTATAAATCAACTTATCGCGCGATAAGGGCTTCCCGGATATGGAATGATTCAACCGTGCGGCCACCTGGACTTCTACCCGAACAATGGCAAGGAACAGCCAGGATGCACGGATCTCAGCGAAACTACCCCTTCCTTGCCTTTAACCCTGATCAAAGAAGGTCTGGAAGAAGCGTCGCGAGTACTGGTTGCCTGCAATCATGTCCGTTCCATAAAACTCTTCACCGAGAGCATCAACTCCAAGTGCCAATACGTGGCCCACGAGTGTTCCAGTTACGCCAGCTTCCTCAGAGGCGAATGTTTCTCGTGCAAGAGCAACAACAGTCTTAGTTGCGGTATCATGGGTTACCACGCGGACACCAGTCCAGCTTTGCTTGGAAGGCAGGCCATGGGACAGGATATTCTGTCTCTGCTCGGGTCGAAATTCTTCTTCGCCACTGGCAAAGAAGATCCCTTTTGCAGTGAGTGTTACAAATATCTTCACCCTTGGatttcatcgatttttttttttgtcttttttttctttttctttttttttgttagatATTTGTTAGATATTCGTTTAGATTCCATCGATCTTCGTTTGAATTTTATCGATTCTTGCTGGAACGCTTCTGCGCTGAATCGAACCTGCCGCACAGTTCCGAGCGTAGGTGTCgcgcaattatttattattatgaatCGCGACAAGCTGCTTTCACCCTGCTTATCGTCGAGGAAAATTGCTACGTGTCTCGAAACTAATTTAACTGTGCCCTACATAAGAATCCACTAGAAACTTGCAACAGGCCATTCAGCCGATCGGATAATGCAAATGATTTTTTGATGACCTCGAAACGATTTTTGATTCTTTATCGAGAAATAGGAACAAAGTTACTACGTAACAACgggataaataataaatagaaagatgTAATTAACGAAAATTAATAACCTCGTTTCTAACTTATTAACATGCGAATCTCGATTACTTGTCAGGGAGACACTACAGGATCACCATCGATCTTGCCCGGCCACCGAGTGCAGAAAGTTGGGTCCAAGGCTTCCTGAAAGTCACTTTTCACGCGGAGAATGACATTATTCGAGACATTGATCTCACACCTAGGTAATCTTCGTGTATCTCTATAATTCTACTAAAATTAATTCCATCGTCTCGTtcgaaacgtttcttttttaaatattcctcGTAAAAGAGGAAACCTACGATAAACCTACACCGTTGTCTATCGAAACGATACCACGAAACGATAATTAACGATTCTGTCAAGCACGAGAAAGCACGCGCTCTGCGTATCGAGCGAAACTTGAGACGATTTTAGGGCACTGCACGGAGCTTGCGACGCTATTCTCGTCTCAAGTTGCTACTTTCGCATACGGGACCACGTGCTTTGAACTTAATTGCCCAACTTCTTGCTTCTTTCATTCCCGCGACCGTAGCGGTTACATGAAATTGGAACATGGCTCGACAGTCCGAATGGTCGTCGCTCATTCGGCCGGTGCATCCGGTGAACTTGGGAAAATTCGACGCGTTGAGCTTTCATGGACCTACGATATGGATGTGTTACAACCGAAGTCGCTCTGCTTCTTCTGGTGTAACGATCGCCTCTACGTGAACAGCGTCACGGTGGACGTTATGGAAATACCGGGAAGAGGGTAAGCCAATTAATTACCTTTCAACGTTAGAGGCGCCGGGTATTTTTCGTATTCCTCGACATCGCGTCACGCGATGTTCATAACGTTGACAGTGTACATgatattcgacgtttaaagttatacgtaataatttaataatcgtataatattgtatCGTATCGGctcgtttataacgttatctttcatatacatacatcTTTGTAAATTTGCATACGTTATTATATGCGCAGGAAAAGGGAAACAGACTTCACCAGTAAGCTCTGCTCGGCAAGTAGGCAGGAGTACGCAGAAATTGCCAGCGGTTCCACGGCGTCTTTCGTCGACAACTGCTGACAACGTCTTCGACTTAATTTAACATGTATCTGAGTACAACGTGATAGTTTGCGGTTCTCGTTCCTGTGAAAAGTATAGAAGTTAAAGTGCAATCTAGCGCGTATCTAACGATAAGAATCAGCAGCatgaataatgaaaattatggcAGAGTCTACGATGATCGACTGAAACCTGTATTTCGAAACGATGTATTTCATTCGAAATACGTCCAcaagtttttatttaaaaaagaagaaaacaaggCAAGATTCGTTTCgacaaaaaatttatttaaaaaaaaaaaaacaactgtaactgtacaaatatatatatatttatatatttatatatatatatatttgtttatatctGTATAgcaactaaaaaaaaaaaaaaaaaaaaaaaaacaagttgCACGAGTCACAGATAAAAAAGATCGTAAACGATAGTACATACCTATCTTTCGAAAGCGAAACACGAAACCACAGTGGAATAATTTTCACATAtcgtaaaaaaagaatattttaaaaaacctGACAACATTTTGCAAAAAATACCTCGGAAGAATTcgcatttcatttcttttttatcctgTAAAGTGCGGTGCAATATGAATATTGAATTTGCGATGAAaatgatatacatacatataataatataatgtaaggAAAGCCGACGCGCATCTGCTGCATGAATCAATTACCATCGATTACTTTGTACATcttgtatatatgaaattggATAGATATAACTAGATAATGCTAGTGTTAGTATAAAAGCAGGTAATCATTTTACGAATGATCGACGATGGCGATAACTTGCTAACGCAAACATTTTTTGGTTCGTGTGCGAACTGTTATCTACGTAAACTTctatacaatatttacataaacaaaaataccgtccgttgtaacgtaatagcgATGATCACTTGTGATATTTCTCTCCTATTctgttatacatataatttaaatactacgtttaaatatataatttactgGTAACACTTTCctcattaaaaattgtacaaatcaGAATAAGCGGACATTTGTAAATGATAcgagtatatgtatatcttgtACTGCGtattgttcaaatatttctaacaTTAAAGATCATTGTATATGATATAGCTCAgtgtaaaatataaacttattatgctatataacgaCACCGTTCTGATTAACAAATCACGATGCTCTATCATGAAAAATACaatctttctctgtttctttcttttttatcttttttcttcttttcttttcctttttcctttctttttcttttttttttcttttttcttttttcttttttctttcttaggGCTTTTTCGTTTTCGTAGAGAGGTAAATTTCCAAAGGCTACAGGAAAAGAAACACACTTGTACAGCTTGCTAATCTTTTGCAATGTTTACTCCTCGATAAACGTTGTACACGTGAATTCGTCGCTTATACAAAAAGATCATCGCGGAGTGCAGCTATACACGGTAACacatgatttttttttttttcttttttatcttacaCGAGATTCAACAATGATCGAGTAAAAAAGCCGTCCGCGTTTGTTCAACGCGGTAACAAGGGttggtaaaatatataatatgaatatatagcgatatacataatataatctAATAATCTCTAtctgtataacatataatctgcgtataaataataaatagaaaaacgaGGAGCGGGGGGAAACGGGTGATTAGCTTGGTAATAACTTTAGCACTAAATTACCATTACGAACATCCACGGATCTATGGGGCCatcgtgtgtgtgtgtttgtgtgtgtgtgtgtgtgtgtgggtGGGGGGGGGCGCGCGAGCGCGTGTCTGAGAGACaatgagagaaaaaagaaaaggagagaaaaagaaaaacagaaaagtGAGAACGATGATAGAGAAACAGTGAAATAACTAACAATACGTGTGAATATACAGCTGATTCATTTGGCATAGTAGTCTAGAGCGTTCCTTTTTCTAGCGCGCAATAGAACGGTCAGTGAAGATCATCGACCCAAGCAGTTTCTAACGACTCGATAAGAGTACGAACAAAAGCCATTTCTTTTCGTGCATTTTCCAAGATCACGCGGGGATCTTGCGAGGTACAGCGCAGTATATTTGGTGCCATCACCATTGCTAAATTGTTTGCATCCATTTTAGTACGGGCAACGACTTCCGGCCTTGCGAAAATCTGGAACAAGTATTTTATACATTGTGGTAATCTCAAAtgaagaaacgagaaactaAGAGAAACGGGGCCATTCTACGGTGAACCCGTTAGTTTCAATTAACCTCCTCTGACAAATTTACGGCAAGAATGACGGTTGATCGTTTGATTAGTACCGACGATTAACGTTAAAGTATCTTTAATAATCGATAATTCGTACTTGAGATTCGATAATCGTACAGAAGTAAAAAGCTAATTGATATAGCAAAGAATACTAACCTGAAGGAATCGTATTAGATGGCAAAGAACACGACGATTCAAATCAGGCAGACGATCTACAAGCGCGGCGACATTGGCTGCGGAAGCTTCGGCATCATCGTGCCTCATCGACACGCATTCCGTGTAAAAGGAATCAGGTATCAACGGTTCGTAAAGCTCTCGAACCCATAATTTTAACAAAGACGCCGGTGCATGAGCATCTTGAGAAGCTGCCAAAATCGTACCATCCTCGAACCTGTCCAAGCACGACTTTAAAGCACTGACCTCGTCCGCGTCCGCGGACACTCTGAATATCCCCTCCGTCAAGATACCACCTCTAGCAAGCACTTGACGCGTCAACGTGGTCTGTATCCATGGTAACTCTCGATTTGGGAATCTGTCTCTCTGCAGGGCCATTACTTCCGATAACGTCGCCCCAAACATGGACGCCCGGAAAATCTGAATctacgattaaattaaaagcgAATGAATGTCCGTTTCATAGTACGAAGAAATTTAAGGTAACGTTGTGCTGGCCACTTGTAAAatgtaaacgaataaaataagatataagaCAATAAAGTAAGATAAGATTGCGTAATggtgaaacgaagaaacataCTCTCGCTTGATCAATATCTTCTATGGTAGCCTTGCGAGGCTGTCGCTTGCCATGTGCTCCAATTCGTTGTAAACGACGGCAGGCGACCGTTGCATAATGACTAACTTGCACGTGAATCGGCCACTTGGCCACTTccggaaattgaaaattcggATCACGATGTCTGTTCATATAGCCTTCGAGATAAGGCTCGAACGTAGCGCTGGGCGGCACGAACGCCAGACAGACAGCCATCAATTCCCAACCTCTACGTAAACTTTCTTTCCTTGGATTCTCTGTAGTTTGTCTACATATCTGGACGTAT
Proteins encoded in this region:
- the LOC139995268 gene encoding pancreatic lipase-related protein 2 isoform X1, encoding MRAMRRKKQGVTEGGEASILLLVALTPVICSAGILDPWQWARSDRIDVNIPWLPFENETRCYDELGCLNITRSWYHLIHRPLNVFPLPREVINTKFILYTNDNNVEGQTLSAAKDKSIKRSYFDPKRKTKFIIHGFIDTPLSNWVNEMRNELLKHDNYNVIIVDWGGGSLPLYTQATANTRLVGLEIAHLVKHLQTNYGLDPNDVHLIGHSLGAHTAGYAGEKMGGKVGRITGLDPAEPYFQGMPSHVRLDYTDAKLVDVIHTDGKSFFFLGLPGYGMIQPCGHLDFYPNNGKEQPGCTDLSETTPSLPLTLIKEGLEEASRVLVACNHVRSIKLFTESINSKCQYVAHECSSYASFLRGECFSCKSNNSLSCGIMGYHADTSPALLGRQAMGQDILSLLGSKFFFATGKEDPFCRRHYRITIDLARPPSAESWVQGFLKVTFHAENDIIRDIDLTPSGYMKLEHGSTVRMVVAHSAGASGELGKIRRVELSWTYDMDVLQPKSLCFFWCNDRLYVNSVTVDVMEIPGRGKRETDFTSKLCSASRQEYAEIASGSTASFVDNC
- the LOC139995268 gene encoding pancreatic lipase-related protein 2 isoform X2 encodes the protein MMRRKKQGVTEGGEASILLLVALTPVICSAGILDPWQWARSDRIDVNIPWLPFENETRCYDELGCLNITRSWYHLIHRPLNVFPLPREVINTKFILYTNDNNVEGQTLSAAKDKSIKRSYFDPKRKTKFIIHGFIDTPLSNWVNEMRNELLKHDNYNVIIVDWGGGSLPLYTQATANTRLVGLEIAHLVKHLQTNYGLDPNDVHLIGHSLGAHTAGYAGEKMGGKVGRITGLDPAEPYFQGMPSHVRLDYTDAKLVDVIHTDGKSFFFLGLPGYGMIQPCGHLDFYPNNGKEQPGCTDLSETTPSLPLTLIKEGLEEASRVLVACNHVRSIKLFTESINSKCQYVAHECSSYASFLRGECFSCKSNNSLSCGIMGYHADTSPALLGRQAMGQDILSLLGSKFFFATGKEDPFCRRHYRITIDLARPPSAESWVQGFLKVTFHAENDIIRDIDLTPSGYMKLEHGSTVRMVVAHSAGASGELGKIRRVELSWTYDMDVLQPKSLCFFWCNDRLYVNSVTVDVMEIPGRGKRETDFTSKLCSASRQEYAEIASGSTASFVDNC